Genomic segment of Terriglobales bacterium:
GCCATGCCGACATTCTGGAGACGAAGTTGGCAGGGAAGCACAAAGGCGTGAACTGCGAGGCCTGTCACGGCCCGCTGGCGAACCATGCTGAGGACCCGGCCGCTGTGGTGCCTCAACTTCCAGACACGAAGGTCTTGTGCGCGCGCTGCCATGAGGCGAATGCGGCGAAACCGAGCACATTCCCGCAGGTTGTGACAAAGGATCATGCGGGCGATGCGGCCTGCAATTCGTGTCACAAGCCACATACGCCGTCTATGGACCAGCCGGTCGCTCAGGAGGCAAAGAAGAAATCATGATCACGCGCCGCAGATTGCTCGTACTGCTTCCGGCCGCGGCCCTGGCGTGGGAACACGTGCTCGCCGGCACACCGGAAAAATCACCCAACTACGACCACTCGAAGCACTGGTGGGGCATGCTGCTGGATATCACCAAGTGCATCGGATGTGGCAACTGCGTAAGGGCTTGCGCCATAGAGAACAACGTTCCAGATGGGTATTTCCGGACGTGGGTGGAGCGATATCACGTAACCGACTGGCACATTGAGAGTCCGAAGGTTGATTCGCCGAACGGCGGCAAGGATGGATTCCCGCCGTCAGAAACGGTCGGTGGAAAGAACTTCTTTGTTCCGAAGCTGTGCAATCACTGTGCGGATTCACCATGCACACAGGTTTGTCCGGTGGGAGCGACGTTCGATTCGCCCGAGGGCGTGGTGCTCGTCGACGAGAAGTATTGCCTGGGTTGCCGGTACTGTATCCAGGCCTGTCCGTATGGTTGCCGGTTCCTTCATCCGGAAACTAAAACTGCGCAGAAATGTACGCTCTGCTATCACCGGATCACCAAGGGTTTGACCACAGCATGTTGCGAGAATTGCCCGACCGGTGCCAGGCAACTGGTTGATCTGAAAGACCCGGCGGATCCGGTACACGAATTCCTGCGGACGCACAGCGTACAGGTGCTGAAGCCGTACCTCGCAACAGGCGCAAAGGTCTTCTACAACGGGTTGGACGGTTCGGTGAGGTAAGGAGCGAATATGGGTTTCGACGGATTCATGTACCCGAACGAAATCGAGTTGCAGTGGAGCGTTCTCATTGTGGTGTATCCGTTCGTAACAGGTTTGGTGGCGGGAGCATTCATCCTGGCGTCGTTGGAGCGTGTGTTTCACGTTGAAGCTGTAAAACCAACGTACAGGCTCGCTCTGCTGACCGCGCTTTCGTTCCTGTTGGTAGCGCCATTACCGTTGCAGTTACACCTGGGCAGGCCGGAACGCTCCTTTGAGATGTATTT
This window contains:
- a CDS encoding 4Fe-4S dicluster domain-containing protein is translated as MITRRRLLVLLPAAALAWEHVLAGTPEKSPNYDHSKHWWGMLLDITKCIGCGNCVRACAIENNVPDGYFRTWVERYHVTDWHIESPKVDSPNGGKDGFPPSETVGGKNFFVPKLCNHCADSPCTQVCPVGATFDSPEGVVLVDEKYCLGCRYCIQACPYGCRFLHPETKTAQKCTLCYHRITKGLTTACCENCPTGARQLVDLKDPADPVHEFLRTHSVQVLKPYLATGAKVFYNGLDGSVR
- a CDS encoding multiheme c-type cytochrome; the encoded protein is MARLKDAEHLLRLAAVFLAGFLLFLLLRSQLVPKSFGQYGHYRGNALAENASKAVKYAGHKACEDCHADILETKLAGKHKGVNCEACHGPLANHAEDPAAVVPQLPDTKVLCARCHEANAAKPSTFPQVVTKDHAGDAACNSCHKPHTPSMDQPVAQEAKKKS